One window from the genome of Nitrospirota bacterium encodes:
- a CDS encoding ATP-binding protein, translating into MAVIYALRPVSLSSLTETLLDSSLLITLLSPILYFFVFRPMLLNITEREQAEESLRRLNQELQNKTSELALAYKDMESFSYSVSHDLRAPLRILVGLSDIVIEDYYDKLDDKGKKLLHSIRGEAARMDKLVQALLHLSRVGRQEMKVDEIDMEKQAGLIAADLKALAPERNIEVTIEQLPPIRGDITLIRQVFTNLLSNAVKFTGAKDLALITVGGLSGDGENVYYVKDNGVGFDMAHADKLFGVFRRMHSEKEFEGIGIGLSIVERIVKRHGGRVWAEGRPYEGATFYFSLPRR; encoded by the coding sequence ATGGCCGTCATTTATGCCCTTCGGCCTGTTTCTTTATCAAGCCTGACGGAGACACTTCTTGATTCTTCTTTATTAATTACGTTGCTCAGCCCAATACTTTATTTTTTTGTATTCCGACCCATGCTCCTCAATATAACCGAGCGTGAACAAGCAGAGGAATCATTGAGAAGATTGAATCAGGAATTGCAGAACAAGACCTCAGAACTTGCTCTCGCTTACAAAGACATGGAGAGTTTCAGTTATTCCGTGTCTCACGACCTTCGCGCGCCGTTAAGGATACTCGTGGGACTTTCGGACATAGTAATTGAGGACTATTACGATAAACTCGACGATAAAGGGAAGAAACTGTTGCATTCAATCCGGGGGGAGGCAGCGAGGATGGACAAGCTCGTCCAGGCACTTCTCCATTTATCGAGAGTGGGCAGACAGGAGATGAAGGTAGACGAGATAGATATGGAGAAACAGGCAGGGCTTATCGCCGCCGACCTTAAAGCATTGGCTCCTGAGCGAAATATTGAGGTGACAATTGAGCAACTGCCGCCTATACGTGGTGACATTACATTGATTCGTCAGGTATTTACGAATCTCCTCTCCAATGCTGTTAAATTCACTGGGGCTAAGGATTTGGCACTCATCACGGTCGGAGGACTCAGCGGAGACGGCGAAAATGTTTATTACGTTAAAGACAATGGTGTTGGTTTTGATATGGCTCATGCAGATAAATTATTTGGTGTTTTTCGGCGGATGCACAGCGAAAAAGAATTCGAGGGCATCGGCATTGGCTTGTCTATCGTCGAACGAATTGTAAAGCGTCACGGCGGTCGTGTATGGGCTGAAGGAAGGCCTTATGAAGGTGCCACTTTTTATTTTTCTTTGCCAAGAAGGTAA
- a CDS encoding protoglobin domain-containing protein, with amino-acid sequence MNNNEREYQAALDAIVPYEKLYELQRDIGLNEEDFMLLETHRDFLTSRQEEFADYFFRRFHEIGDTRVIMEHLGEPERLKSVWAKWFEFIFKSRLEKKLLSYLWRIGIKHVEVNLDQRYSNLGFSLAKQFCHSFIASELPTEKSISLNISVGKLLDFCLLVENTAYIETTSRCDIEIMRGIADRVRNPVTIIGGNLNRLIRKTEKEKPIYEVYETINYENQRIASLVNDVRIYVEMFLGEQEFEPISLRQAVDETLGRLGEELKQAGISPEFEIGAGADYVIGDKRQIYEMLYRLTKNSLEAVVDSKSPYVRIASSIAPRQPHDVQIEILNTGPVPSDFDKMFSPFYSTKPTGTGFGLAIALLAVRKNHGSLSVHPIKDGGLRFVILLPA; translated from the coding sequence ATGAATAATAATGAGCGAGAGTATCAAGCAGCGCTTGACGCTATTGTGCCTTATGAGAAGCTCTACGAGCTTCAGCGAGACATCGGCCTTAACGAAGAGGATTTCATGCTGCTTGAAACCCACCGGGACTTTCTTACTTCCAGACAGGAAGAATTCGCGGATTACTTCTTCCGGAGATTTCACGAGATAGGTGACACCAGAGTCATAATGGAGCACTTGGGTGAGCCGGAACGTCTGAAAAGCGTGTGGGCCAAGTGGTTTGAATTCATTTTCAAGAGCCGCCTCGAGAAGAAGCTTCTCTCTTATTTATGGCGAATAGGAATAAAACACGTCGAGGTCAACCTAGACCAGAGGTACTCGAACCTGGGCTTCTCGCTGGCAAAGCAGTTTTGCCATTCCTTTATCGCTTCCGAGCTGCCCACGGAAAAGTCGATTTCCTTGAACATCTCGGTGGGAAAGCTCCTTGATTTCTGTTTGCTTGTGGAGAACACCGCATATATCGAAACAACGTCCAGATGCGATATCGAGATCATGAGAGGGATTGCGGACAGAGTGAGAAATCCCGTCACGATAATCGGCGGTAATTTAAACAGGCTCATCAGAAAGACCGAGAAGGAAAAGCCCATCTACGAAGTCTATGAGACCATAAATTACGAGAACCAGAGAATCGCCAGTCTCGTAAACGATGTGAGAATTTACGTTGAAATGTTTCTGGGAGAACAAGAATTTGAACCCATCTCTTTGAGGCAGGCGGTGGATGAGACACTTGGCAGGCTGGGAGAGGAACTGAAGCAGGCGGGAATAAGCCCCGAGTTTGAAATCGGAGCCGGGGCCGATTATGTCATAGGCGACAAGAGACAGATATACGAGATGCTTTATCGTCTCACAAAGAACAGCCTAGAAGCTGTTGTTGATTCCAAGTCCCCGTATGTCAGAATCGCTTCTTCAATAGCCCCCAGACAGCCCCATGATGTTCAAATTGAAATACTCAATACCGGACCGGTACCCAGCGACTTCGACAAGATGTTCTCCCCCTTTTATTCCACCAAACCCACAGGTACCGGATTCGGCCTCGCCATAGCGCTTCTTGCGGTCAGGAAGAACCACGGGAGTCTGTCTGTTCACCCCATAAAGGATGGAGGGTTGAGATTTGTAATACTTCTCCCTGCA
- a CDS encoding DUF3365 domain-containing protein: protein MQARSLKLTTKFMLGIGVILFFSISIISFVFYVYLKDLYVREIYEKTDIALGHIDATMEYVRDELRPKMLHVLPRDEFVREAMSTSVVNKGIMDRFVTKFPDYIYRRVALDPMNPDDEADEFERGYIRKFSATPEKDNEWKGLVSKGDKRYYMHLKSVTMEKECLMCHGAPSSSPKSLLDRYGREHGHNWKVGDVVGLESIAIPVDETFYQIRQVAFSIFLLGLTGMIVLFMVLNYFYYVVAAKPLKKASQFFTSVVGGERGLDVSFDVRGQDEISELADAFNRMVSHLKKSQEDLKSSESKYRQIFEASKDGIIVTDCQGLVMDVNNSGVDLFGCSSREDFMENMSLHDFFVREEACAEFLRRMDRDGFVKDYGTSFRTKDGSEIDVLITATQRKDEKKNTCGYDCIVKDITVWKGMERQIRQAEKLASIGQLAAGVAHEINNPLSVVMGYSRMLQRDSVDGRIRDDLEVISNNASLCKKIVEDLLNFSRQTKTRYERADVRETMESVASVLEGEFAGRGVTIVRNYDPSVPAVAMDVDKMRQVCMNLLMNAYQAMDGGGRITISTCHDKAHGGVVITVSDTGRGIPKDIQNRVFEPFFTTKEPGQGTGLGTAVVYGIINEHNGRISFESNAGEGTTFTIWLPLEKSQS, encoded by the coding sequence GTGCAGGCAAGGAGCCTTAAACTCACCACGAAGTTCATGCTCGGCATCGGGGTCATCCTGTTTTTCTCCATCAGCATAATCTCCTTTGTTTTCTACGTGTACCTGAAGGACCTCTATGTTCGCGAGATATACGAGAAGACGGACATCGCCCTGGGACACATCGACGCCACCATGGAGTACGTCCGCGACGAGCTCAGGCCGAAGATGCTCCACGTGTTGCCCAGGGACGAGTTCGTCCGCGAAGCGATGTCCACATCCGTCGTCAACAAGGGGATTATGGACAGGTTCGTGACGAAGTTCCCCGATTATATTTACCGGAGGGTCGCACTGGACCCCATGAACCCGGACGACGAGGCTGACGAGTTTGAGAGGGGGTACATACGGAAGTTCTCGGCGACGCCGGAGAAGGACAACGAGTGGAAGGGGCTGGTCAGCAAGGGGGACAAGAGATATTACATGCACCTCAAATCCGTGACGATGGAGAAAGAATGCCTCATGTGCCACGGGGCGCCCTCCTCGTCGCCGAAATCGCTCCTCGACCGGTACGGGAGGGAACACGGCCATAACTGGAAAGTGGGAGACGTGGTCGGCCTGGAGTCCATCGCGATACCCGTGGACGAGACTTTTTATCAGATACGGCAGGTGGCCTTCTCCATTTTCCTCCTTGGTTTGACGGGGATGATCGTCCTGTTCATGGTCCTCAATTACTTCTACTACGTCGTGGCGGCGAAGCCGCTGAAAAAGGCAAGCCAGTTTTTCACGTCCGTCGTCGGCGGCGAAAGGGGCCTCGACGTGAGCTTCGATGTCAGGGGACAGGACGAGATATCCGAGCTGGCGGACGCGTTCAACCGCATGGTGAGCCACCTGAAGAAATCCCAGGAGGACTTGAAATCCTCCGAATCGAAATACAGGCAGATATTCGAAGCCTCCAAGGACGGCATTATCGTGACCGATTGCCAGGGGCTGGTGATGGACGTCAACAATTCCGGCGTGGACCTGTTTGGCTGCAGCAGCAGGGAGGACTTCATGGAAAACATGTCGCTCCACGATTTCTTCGTACGGGAGGAGGCCTGTGCGGAATTTTTGAGGCGCATGGACAGGGACGGCTTCGTCAAGGATTACGGGACCTCCTTCAGGACGAAAGACGGCAGCGAAATAGACGTGTTGATCACGGCTACCCAGCGGAAAGACGAAAAGAAAAATACGTGCGGCTATGACTGCATCGTCAAGGACATCACGGTCTGGAAAGGCATGGAACGGCAGATACGGCAGGCCGAAAAACTCGCGTCGATAGGGCAATTGGCGGCGGGTGTCGCTCATGAAATCAACAACCCCCTCAGCGTGGTCATGGGCTACTCCAGGATGCTTCAGAGGGACAGCGTCGACGGGCGGATAAGGGACGACCTCGAGGTTATCAGCAACAACGCCAGCCTGTGCAAGAAGATAGTCGAAGACCTCCTGAATTTCTCCAGGCAGACCAAGACGCGCTACGAGAGGGCCGACGTCAGGGAGACCATGGAGTCCGTCGCCTCCGTGCTGGAGGGCGAGTTTGCCGGCAGGGGCGTCACAATCGTGCGCAACTACGACCCCTCGGTCCCCGCGGTCGCCATGGACGTGGACAAGATGAGACAGGTCTGCATGAACCTCCTCATGAACGCCTACCAGGCGATGGACGGCGGCGGCCGCATTACCATCTCGACCTGTCACGATAAGGCCCACGGCGGGGTCGTCATCACCGTTTCGGATACGGGGCGCGGCATTCCCAAGGACATCCAAAACAGGGTATTCGAGCCTTTCTTCACCACGAAGGAGCCGGGGCAGGGGACGGGGCTGGGAACCGCGGTCGTTTATGGCATAATCAATGAGCACAATGGTAGAATTTCGTTTGAGAGCAATGCGGGGGAGGGTACGACGTTTACGATATGGCTTCCCCTGGAGAAATCGCAATCATGA